The window CCTTAGCCAATAATCACCCTTTGTCAATTCTAGCTAGCGACTTCAGTCATCCTCCAATGCTAATACCATTAGCAACCACCATTCACCAAACGCCAGTTAATTTGAGTTATTACTTGCCTGTGTTACGCCGGCTACAAACTTTGTGTGGAAGCCTTAATCTCCATAGCCAAAGCTCTTATGCGAGAGAGACTCCACCTGTTATATTACGGTCCTTCACTTATTTTAGGTGCATCCTCCTAATAGCTTCATTGGTGAGTTCTTTTGCTCCCAAGCTCATGAAGTCTTTTGTTATGGCCCTTGTACTACCTCAATTAGCTCAGCTCACGCCGGTGAGACGCTTAGCCATGACTACACTTTCAACGTCTCCGAATCTTTGTTTGACAGGGACCATCTCACCTTCCATGAAAATCCTCGTGAAAGAGTTATCGACATATCATGATCTCTCATGTGTCATTTGCTTCTTAGTTAGTGACTCAAAGCTCTCTTGGATTAATGGTCGATGTAATTTATCTATCTTTATTTGGTATTGGGGAATGCCTTTGTTTACCTTTGTTTCAGACTTTGGATCTTTGTATCCCTCTTTTGTACTTGATATTACTTGAATTCAANttttgaaaaaaaaaaaaaaaaaaaaaaaatcacactaaCTGATGAGTAATTTAAACAATACTTTGGACCCAATTGGAATATAAAACCCGACCCGATGGTTAAGGAATTGTATAAACGACAAGTTTCCGCGTGATGGCCATTAATGATTGTGACGGATCTCTTCCTACCCCCGAATACTTTCACTTTAGTCCCTCATCTTTCCGGATAATCCTATTTTCAACCAAATAAAGGTTATCTGATCCCATGTTTATTATCTGCTGctccttttatttttctgtatttttaatttgactCCCATATGTTAAATTTCTTTTCCGCGTTCACCCCAAGTCACGAGTTACGTGTAACGTGTCtcaccttttttttcctttttcctttttccgtCTGAGCGACTCACGAAACATTATTATAAGATTCTTGCTCTATTTCAGAATTTATAGCCGATGtaagaattttgaattttctgttGACTATATATACTTTGATTCTATAGTCAACATTGTAGTAATGGACATacgatttctttttgttaaaaggtgATATTTTGTGACAATAATTTCATCATCATATACCAAATTTAACGTTTTCCTTGAGAAAAAAAGTTTATCTCTCTCATGTGGAAATACATTTACGCAAAATTATATTTCTAGGTGATCATGCAAATCAGTTATATTGTAACACATTGATTGACATAGATTACAAATTGCTCACATACCAAAATAAAGAGATTATCTTAAGAATCTGCTTAACGTTTTTTGTAACCATCATCATTACGTTAATTGACATAGATACAATATAGGTCAACGTTTCTATTTCTAGTGGCATATTTGGTGTAATAGTAgttttttgtcaactaaaaaGTACGCGTCTCATAATCAGAAGACAATATTCATTTGTTGTAATCTCCATATATCTTCACTCGTAAACATTATGTTTATGGGTATGGCAAAAGTCAAAACTCAGAACGTTTTATTAttatcgtaaaaaaaaaacaaacgcaTGCTCCAACAAGTAACAATCCACTCCAcaccttttcaaaaaaaaaacaaacttgcaGATAATTAAgacttatatatttatatatatcgcTTTCATATTGACAAGTTCAACGTCAATCAAACTAGTTAGGTCAATTTTTTCCTAGCGTTTCTCTCAAGTTAAAACTGTTTGAATATTTAAGTTTGTACAAATTTCTAGTTTTATATTTAGAAGTTGTTAATTAATTGAAGAGAATTATATTATGGTAGCTTCCTTTCTCTGATTGTTGACCAATGACCTTATTGTTTCTATAACTTTCTCAtactataaaaacaaattaaaaaaaaaaaaaaacaaattcaaatttataactGTGTTACAAGTTGCAACTTACAATTTAAGATAGATGTCGTGATTAGAGCTGGTCCTAGAAAATCTATGGACTCAATTACAACcaattgttttgttatgttatgCCCAttaaattcttgattttttttttctttgtaaactaCAAGGGAGAGAATCGATCGTCCCGGTCTATTCAACAAAGGAAAGATTTTGTAGCATATGTACATATATTGAGGTTCGCTAATTAAAGcaattctatttttagaaaaaaaaatctgtcactgATTGTAATCACGTGCattgttagttatttttataCAAGTTCGTCATCGTGGATGATTAATTTTCCATGTATCAATAAATTATGATTATCgagacgacaacaacaacatatatatgatcTAATAAATATCCTTagttattaagttttttttgaattcaaCAAAAGATTTAAAGTTGCATGGAAATTCCGTTAAACGTCCACTTTCTCTTTCGTGACCgtaattgaatttgaaaaactttgaaaaaaaattatataaatattttatgggAGATTCTCTAAAATAgcacaaaaataagtttttgttcaaaaattagcacaacatctctaaaattccaaaaatagcatttattaatctattaatttatgaaaattaaatcctgaattcaaaatactaaaccctacctctcaaaactatacccataaatgtgaaattgagaacccaaacctaaaaaacaaaattctaaaaattaatttttaatattttaatgggttaaatagtgttattttggaaaattatgaaatgtgtgctaaatttggaaaaaaaaacttgttttagtgctattttaggatatttctcatattttatttatgttattcttAACCGTTTGTTTAAATATTCtgatatatgtttataaatgttttacttttgtgtttAAAAATAGGAAATTTCTCActgttttctttatatttatttatatgccAAGGAAATTTCACAtgttaattagattaaaaaacaaatttttgtgaAATTGTTAAACATTTATAGGTTCAAAAAGTGACAATCAAAAAGATTTGAGACAGAATAAGTAAATAGTCtgaatataattataaagtagtaaacaagaaaaaaaaaatataaaagaaatggCGAAATATAGGATTCTAAAATAACACGACGAACTTGACTcgctcactctctctctctctctctctctctctctctctctctctccacaattAGCTGCTTGCTTtaacatctctctttctctttctctttctctctctcacacaccaTGTGGGATGTGGCTATAGCAGTCTTCACTGCATCTTCCTCCTCcccactttcttcttctctctcttccctcctctcttaatatctcttctttttccagATTTTTCTCTGATTCACATCTTTTCCTCGAATGATCGGTAAGATTCTCTCTTCTATCTCCCCCCTCCCCCACTGTATCATTCTTACGCGCTtccttgctttttttttttttttgttgggttacTGTTGCCGTGTCGGTTTATTCTTCTCGATTTGCCGACAATTCCTAATTCAAAATCATGGGTCTCTTTATTGAATTCGATTTTTTCATGAACGCGTTAAGCTGTGTTTGTATACTTCTTACAACCCGATTTGGGGTTGGTTGGTAAATATTTGGGCGATTCTGTAGTTAGATTTCACCAATTTCTTCGTTGCTTGTGTAAGAGTTATTACTACTTCTTGATGCTTGGATTTGATTGTATTTACTCACTGTTTTGGTTCCAGATGTGTTAATTTTTTAGCTGTTGATTGTAATTGTTTCTTTGTTGGAAAgcagggagagagagagagagagagagagagagaggatggtttcagagacttggtTTCGTAATCTGTGGAGGTTTCCAAAGAAACATGATGGTCATAAAGATAAGGCGGTGCTTGAGGTATTAGCGTTTGAGGTTGCGAGTTTGCTGTCCAAGCTTGTTCACTTGTGGCAGTCACTTAGTGATAAGAATGTTGCAAGGCTTAGGGAAGAGATTACGCATTCCACCGGTATTAAGAAGCTAGTTTCTGAAGACGATGATTTCATCGTCAGGTTAATACGCGATGAGTTGATGGAGAGCATTGAGAACGTAGCCAAAGCTGTTGCTAGGCTTGCTAGGAAATGCAATGATCCCAAGCTGAAGAGCTTTGAGACTTGTTTTAGTGAGATGATGAAGACTGGAACTGACCCTTATGGGTGGCAGTTTGGCTGGAAGAAGATGGATAAAAAAGCCAAGAAAATGGAACGTTTCATCGCGTCAAATGCTAGCCTCTACCAGGAGACTGAGATTTTGGCGGATCTTGAACAGACTTACAAGAGAATGAGGAGCAATGAATCTGCTACTGACAATCTTTTGGAGTATCAGAAAAAAGTTACGTGGAAACGACATGAAGTAAGGAATCTGCGGGATGTCTCTCTTTGGAACCGTACTTTTGACTATACCGTCCTTCTCTTGGTTAGATCAGTTTTCACAATCCTTAGCAGGACTAAACATGTTTTCGGCATTAGTTACAGATTGGAGGCTAGTGATGTTAGCTCTGCAGATTCTGATTTCATTGGCCGCAGTCACTCGGTTTCTACAATTTTAACTCCTATTTCTCATAAATCTGAGACTAGCGGTATTCCTAGATTTGCTTCTGGTCCCCTTGGAAGATTTACGGGTCCTGCATCGGGTTCAGCTGCTACAAGGTCCACAAAGATGAGTGATTTCCTTTCGGGTTCTCTCAGCGCCGAATCCCCTCCTAAGTCAGGTCCTCTTGTTGCAGAAAAACACAAACGTTTCAAGTTTTACTCAGGTCCGCTTGGTAAAATCACCTCCAAATCAGGACCACTAATGGGAATGggcaaaaacaacaaaaagatggGGCAGACCCCGGAAAGGCCTTCTATTTCCTCAGTGAAAAAGCAATCGAAACCCAACCGGTTAACTCAGGTTGGCCCCTTTAAAGGCTGCATGGTGTCCCAAGATGGGATTACTCCTCTTAGTACTAGGACCCGGAATGGAGCTAGGAATAGTAGTGCTGAGCATCACATTCTTGAAGGAAATTCTAACGCTGTTTTCGTTGAAAACTTGACACTTCCTTCCCGACCGAAGTTGTCAGATGCTGCTCCTAATACCCTCGGTGCTGCTTGCTTAGCATTACACTATGCTAATGTTATCATCGTGATAGAGAGGTTTGGTGCATCTCCTCACTTGATAGGCGATGATGCAAGAGACGACCTTTACAACATGTTACCGGCGAGCGTGAGAACATCCCTTAGAGAAAGACTAAAGCCCTACTCAAAAAACTTGAGTTCTTCCACGGTGTATGATCCAGGACTAGCGAAAGAGTGGACTGACGCAATGGCAGGTATCTTGGAATGGCTGGGTCCGTTAGCTCACAACATGATAAAATGGCAATCCGAGCGGAGTTACGAGCACCAAAGCTTGGTTTCAAGGACGCACATCGTTCTTGCACAAACCCTGTTCTTTGCAAACCAGCAGAAGACGGAAGCCATCATTACCGAGCTTCTTGTTGGCCTCAACTATGTCTGGAGATTTGGCAGAGAACTGAACGCCAAGGCTCTTCAGGAGTGTACCAGTAGTAAACCCTTGAGAAATGCATGGACACAGATAATTAGGTGAAGCTCTCCAAGACGACAGACAAGTCTACAATTTTACTACCTCTTTGACGCCACTGGATCTAACCCACCGGGTAACCAACCAAACCGTGGGCAAGCCCAGTATCATCTGCAGCTTGGACCAAACCCGAGGGCGAAATGCTGTTACGTTATTGAGCTATTACCACGAGAGGTATTATGATCTGAGCTCGTCTTTATCTTTCCCCTCCTCTTTACTATTCTGCTTCGTGGATTGCAAATTCTGACTTGTAGTAGGATGATGATGCGTTGTGTATATTGTTCTGTGATTTTATTGTGGTGAGTTACATACTGCATATATACGTATGTGCCAAGTTTGTTTTTGATTCTGTAATATCTTATTGGGTGATACAGAAGATTCCTTGTTTTCTCGGAACTTCAAGTTCCGATTTGTCCAAGTTTTGTTTGTATCTTCTCCTCCCTTCCGGTCAACTGTTTTCGTATGTGCAGGGGTTTGTCAAAGTTTGGAATCAAAAAGTGCAACAGATTTATTAGttgataaattttgtttttttatgaaagCATAATTGACATGcttaagttttatttatgaaagcATAATCTTTTATTAATGAAATCAGAAATTGCACTTGATCTAGCTGGCCAACAAAGATTAGTATTTCTAATCTAGGTCCGATTCTCCAAATTCAGCATGCTTAATTAATAAACGATTAGTATTAATGAACTTTGTAGTGCTATTTGTTTAGAGAAAATATCAAGCTAGCATTAGAAAACAATTGTATTATCAGTATGATGctaaatttatgatattttttttggtaggaatgataattttatgatatgatgataatgtttttttttaaaaagaaagatgtggcattaagaaacaaatattggtATGATGATAGTCTCAGTATATGATTGATAATATACAATTACTATACAGACTAATATTATATAGAAGGGGTCATCATACAATTACAAGTTGGATTACCATATGAATTAACATTCATTTTGGGATATTCtaatgataaattttatttaattaatttcgttagatattttacattttagatttaaaaaaaaagtctaaaacatttttcaataattaactGAGGTcaataaagaaatatttatttaattactacgTTCAAGTCTTTCATAAAATGGACTTTATCAAAAAACTTTCATTCTAATAGTAGTATTTAATTTTGACTCTTCGTAAAACATAATCTATATAGAAACtaacaaaaatcttaaataggtaagaaaaaagattattaaagcaaaagggggaaaaaaaataaagggtcTGAAACGTAAAACTCTGGCCGTACGGAAACTGCGTCGTATTTGGATGTCTCATAGTCTCTGTGGCGAAAAGGCAGCGTGCTAAATCCGTCGAGTTTGCCACCGTTGAGCGGCAGGTGAAGCCCAAACCGAGTCaccgtctctctctttctctctctcctttcagATGACGGCGCTGAGACCTCTCCCCGGGCGATCACGATCGCTGCGATGTTCATCGGAGAAGATGGAAGGTTACGGAAGCTGGGACATGCTCGATTGGACTAAACTCGATGTATTCCGCTCTTAGCTTCTCAATTCAATTATTGCATCTTTCTCTCGTGTTTTCCTTGACCTAATTCGTTAAGCAAGCAACACGAGAacattgttattgttgtttttcatcTCTTTATTTGAAAAGCTCATAATTTGGGGATTATCGattgatgcttttttttttttttatgttctatTTTGATTGGGATGGTTCAGTCAGCTTCTTTTTCTAGCTCGTATTCGAACTTGGATTGCTTGCTGGAATCTGAGAGGATTCTCTTCGAGGTATGTCATTAGATTTGGTTATAAATTGGATGTTTCGAATTGAAAACTCTGTTTGGTGCCTCTCACTGTTTTCTAAAACTTTATGCTTTGGATTTGAGAATTGATAGGGATGCTTCAGTCAGGTTTCTTGAAAATTAGCAAGAAATCAAATTCCTGTTTGTTGGAATTTGTTCATcataaatgtattgtgttttggTCTTTTAATTGAAGTTGGCTTTGATTTTCAGGCTTGTGGAGTTATTCTCATCAACACCAATGAGGCAGGGACCCTCTTGTTGTCAAATTTTCGTATTATGTTTTTGGTATGACTTGTCTTTcctatgtttcttctttttttttgtcaacttattGTAATCTTTACGTGGTGCATCACACGTGCATTTCGCTGTTGATTTCTGCATTCCTACTCATATTTTCTTGACAATGCTATAAACTTAAGGGActattctttgtttctctttgtgAAGAGTGAAGGAACCAGAAAGCTTGTTCCACTTGGTACAATCCCATTTTTAGCTATCGAGAAGTTTAACAAACTGGTCAGTTATTATGTCTACGCTCTGTGATTAATTTTGGTGCAGTTAGGCTCTGGGTTTTAAtacttttacttttatataatttctGTGTCATGGGTATTATATGTAGGCGCTGAAAGTTCAATCAAACAAATATCACAACGATGAGAATGCACCAAATCGACTTTTACAGGTCACTGGTATGTTTCTGTGTTTCCATTTGCTAAAACAGATTCTGAGTAATTTATGTTTTCAGGTTCTTGTGCCATAGATCAAAATTCAGTTTAATGTTTAgctccttttcttttattacctTTGTTTACTACCTGAAAGTAATTATCTTGGCAGCAGACATCACCCCTGCAATGATGTTGATTGAAGGGTTTTTATTTACCGCTTTATCTAATACTTTTTGTATGTTAGTTTATAACTATATCATAATGATTCATGTCCATTTTGCAGGAAAAGATATGAGGATAGTTGTCTATGGTTTTCGACCTGGAACCAAACAGgtgaaacttttgaaaaatttcAACTCATGCTACATTTTGCATTTCTCCTTGAAACCTATTTGATTCTATTAGCATACTTTTGTAGAGACGTGCTGTCGTTGATGCACTATTGAGGTCTAACAAACCAGAGAGAGTATGGGATCTTTATGCTTTTACATGTGGGCCTTCCAAATTCGGTAACGCAAACCCAAAGGAAATATTGCTTAATGAATATTTTCGGCTTCTCGGAAAAAGTTCTCAACAAGCGTCAATGAATATGATTGACGACGGTTCATTCACTCTGTCCAATGAACTTTGGCGGATAACTAACTTGAACTCGAATTATGACTTGTGTCAGAGTTATCCGTTTGCTTTGATGGTTCCAAAATCAATTAGGTAGGACATTGATTCCTTGTTCAGGAATGAAAAATGTTTCATTTGGTTTCGCCAAACATGGAGAAGTTCTGTGCTCGTATTTGAGAACTACATAGAAGATTATCTTTAGTAACTTGGCATACCactgtttattttttggtttcaacTATCTTTATGAGAAGTATTGACACAATAAACAATTACCGCATTTTTGTTGTCAGTGATGAAGATCTGATCCAGGCGTCTACTTTTCGGGCAAGATGTCGCTTACCTGTGATCTCGTGGTGTCATCCAGGTAGAAATGCAGCGGTTGTGGTACTTCTATTTGAACTTTGTTGGTATAGCTTCGACATTTACATgttgctttttttatttatttttcaattgcAGGAAGTGGAGCTGTGATTGCTCGCTCATCACAACCTTTAGTTGGTCTGATGATGAACATTAGGAGGTAAGTagaattttcagttttatgaCCAGACTTGTGCATGataatttagtttcttatttggAATCTCAAAGTGCTTGAAGTGATGGATCTGATGTTTTGATAAATTTCACCCATTTCTACAGTAGTTGTGATGAGAAACTTGTTGCTTCATTTTGCACTCAGTTAGCTGGCCATAAGGGAGCACGAAGGTGAGCTTCTGATTTTTTCGTCATTTGGTTAAAATTAACATTTCGGTTTCCTGATAATCTTTTTGTCATCTCTTAGTACCATGACCCCTCTATGTGCTTGCATTTCTCACATGATTTGtgttaaaaatcataaatcacaTACGTATACTTGGAAATAACCACTCTTGTTTGCCCCATTGGACGTGGGATTATATTCTGGAATATTAAGAAAAGTCTATTTGGGTGAAATAGAAAATTACTCTGTTACTTCATATCTGAAATGTGGTTGAATGTTGATACTTAGTTACTAAGAAAATTACACGAActgtcattttgtttttgtgccaTAGGAAGCTTTATATCGTAGATGCAAGACCTAAGAAAAATGCATTAGCAAATGGAGCAATGGGAGGAGGCTCAGAATCAtcttcaaattattttaaatctgAAGTCTGTACATTGTCTAAACTGGTTTGCAGCTCAATATTTTGTCTTCTGGAACTGCTTGTTTTTACTGAAAATGTTTCTCTTCAGATTGTTTTTCTGGGGATAGACAACATACATACAATGAGAGAGAGCTTTTCCCGCCTTAGGGATTATTTAGATATGCATGGTACAACATCGTCAGATGGGACGTCATCATTCTTGGTAAGTACTGAATTCCAGAGAATTTAGGATTTGTAGTTGGCGGAGAAGTTCGAAAGCGATTAAAGTTTCTTAACAAATCAACTGACACTCTCCAAGTTGTCTAGCACACGACATCTAGGTGGTTTCAGAAACTAAAACGGGTATCATTCAATTGAATTAAGGTTAGAGCATGTGGACATGATATTTACATTAGTTATCAAGTTAATGGTTGCAACCTTAGTTTCTTTTTCAAGTTCATGGAGAACGTGTAAAATATACCACAGATATCTTTTTGAAGATACATCATGATTTACAATActtctgtttcttctgttgCTAATAGTGGATAACTCTATTTGTGTGAAATCTGTAGAGGCATGGTGCCTCGACGTGGGGTGGAGGTAATCTCAGTAGTATGTCTGCTTCAGTATCCTTGCTCGGAGATAGTAATTGGTTAAGTCACATCCAGAGCATCTTAGCTGGTGTAGCATGGATTGCTGCACGTGTTGCTATGGAGTCAGCATCAGTTCTCGTGCACTGCAGGTAAGCTATCTTGAGGCCACATCGTCACTGAACTGTTTTACTTGGATACCAATTTATAGACATGTGATAGGACAAAGATGCATTTGTCTCAAGCAGACACTTCAACACTTGTATTTATCATCCGTTAAATCAGGTGTTAACTATTCTCAGCTGTTTTATGTTGTTTCCGGACTTGTTATGTCACTGTGCAGTGATGGATGGGACAGAACAACTCAGCTGACTTCTCTTGCATGTTTATTGCTTGATCCATACTACAGAACATTTTCTGGGTTCCAGGTACACCTCGTGTTATAGTTTAAGTTTTCTGGGGCTTTTCGTTCTTGTTGTGACTGAATCTACTTAATTCCTTAATCAACTTCAAGTTTAGGATTGTAACTTGATAATTGATATTGTGGGTGGTTCTCATAGAATACTTTGTTCTTGCCAGCTGATTTAACTGCATAAGCAGCCTTCGTAAGAATTTTGTGTGATGTACCATTGTCTTATGTAGTCTTTTCTACTATTCTGACTTCACATCAGGCTCTTGTCGAAAAGGATTGGTTAGCATTTGGTCACCCATTTTCGGATCGGGTGGGAATGCCTAATGTGTCTGAATCTGGTAATTTTGAATTACCAATTCAGTCTTCTTCTGCTCGAAGTTTCCCTTCCTCTCCAGTACAGCAACTTTCAGGATCAGCAATTGCTCAATCTTCTAGCTCTTCATATGGGCCGAACAACTATTCTCCTATATTTTTGCAGGTGAGTAGCTATTGCCTACAGCTATAATAATCTTTACGATGTGAAAATCTAATTAGATAGCTGAGTAAAGCCTTAGATTATTTCATCTTCACGTTTACGGTGTTTGCAGTGGCTTGATTGCGTTTCACAGCTGATGCGGATGTATCCTTCTGCGTTCGAGTTTTCTCCGGTATGTATATAGACCATTAACAGATGTTTGACAGTGTCatgatgaaattttgttttaaaagtacTCTCTACCCTTTACTATTTTGTTTCAGACTTTCCTGGTAGATTTCATGGACTGCTTGCTTTCATGTCGTTTTGGGAACTTTTTGTGCAATAGGTAACCTCTCatttaaaacttattttctgTGCTTTAGTTTGTAAAGTCAGAAAAAGTTCatcatatgttatatataaggTTATTATTGTTCCTGAGAAAGTTGGAGCAATTTTGTATAGGTGAAAGTTCCATAGTCGAGCAGGAAGTGACTGTGCGACcgtttaagtatatatattgacCCTTTCTTGATAAATGTCAGTGAAAAAGAGAGGCAGCAGTGTGGGATTTCTGAAACCTGTGGATGTCTTTGGGCCTACTTGGCTGATTTACGTTCCTCCAGTGCAACTTCTCATGTCCATTGTAACCCTTTATATGATCCTTCAAGATATGATGGCCCATTATTACCTCCTGCAGCAGCTCTAGCCCCGACTCTCTGGCCCCAGTTCCATCTCCGGTGGGCCTGCCCTGTGGAACCGAACGCTACAGAAACCGAGGACCAATGTAGAGCCATGGCTGTTAAGTATTCAGAAATGAAGAAGGTGACCCATCCTTCCTAACCTTTTATAGACTACAAAAGAATCCTTTCCTAAAGTTTATATTTGACTGTACGTTCTATTAACGTCAATTATCTTGCTtcatcttgtttgtttcttgtgtcGGGTCGGAAAAAATTGGAgcaggagaaagaagaagcagaaaggaAGGTAGATGAGTTATCTTCTGCAGTGGAGTCATTGAGCGAAGAGTTAGTGACCGAGAGAGACATAAGCCGCATAGCTAGAGAATCAGCAAAGAGAGCTACAAAAGAGTGTGCCGTCATATCACGAGCTCTGCAGTCACTTGGCTGCAAAGTTAAATTCACAAAGAACGGAGATTGCACAGTTGAAGTAGAAGATGGGGCGCAGAAATGTTCTCACTCAATTTCCCAAAAACCATCTGAGGACAACACAACAGATGTCTCAGAATCTATCTCATCGGTGACTGAACAGAATGTGTGTGAAGCATTGTGTCCGTTGCGGACAAGAGAAGGAATGTGTCGAAGGCCTGATGCAGGTTGTGCTCAGATCGGGAGCCAATTTCTTGGGTTAAAAACAAACTTTGAAGCGTTTGAGAAACTCTCCATCCAAGAAGGCTATTTCGC is drawn from Camelina sativa cultivar DH55 chromosome 8, Cs, whole genome shotgun sequence and contains these coding sequences:
- the LOC104708664 gene encoding phosphatidylinositol-3-phosphatase myotubularin-2-like, coding for MTALRPLPGRSRSLRCSSEKMEGYGSWDMLDWTKLDSASFSSSYSNLDCLLESERILFEACGVILINTNEAGTLLLSNFRIMFLSEGTRKLVPLGTIPFLAIEKFNKLALKVQSNKYHNDENAPNRLLQVTGKDMRIVVYGFRPGTKQRRAVVDALLRSNKPERVWDLYAFTCGPSKFGNANPKEILLNEYFRLLGKSSQQASMNMIDDGSFTLSNELWRITNLNSNYDLCQSYPFALMVPKSISDEDLIQASTFRARCRLPVISWCHPGSGAVIARSSQPLVGLMMNIRSSCDEKLVASFCTQLAGHKGARRKLYIVDARPKKNALANGAMGGGSESSSNYFKSEIVFLGIDNIHTMRESFSRLRDYLDMHGTTSSDGTSSFLRHGASTWGGGNLSSMSASVSLLGDSNWLSHIQSILAGVAWIAARVAMESASVLVHCSDGWDRTTQLTSLACLLLDPYYRTFSGFQALVEKDWLAFGHPFSDRVGMPNVSESGNFELPIQSSSARSFPSSPVQQLSGSAIAQSSSSSYGPNNYSPIFLQWLDCVSQLMRMYPSAFEFSPTFLVDFMDCLLSCRFGNFLCNSEKERQQCGISETCGCLWAYLADLRSSSATSHVHCNPLYDPSRYDGPLLPPAAALAPTLWPQFHLRWACPVEPNATETEDQCRAMAVKYSEMKKEKEEAERKVDELSSAVESLSEELVTERDISRIARESAKRATKECAVISRALQSLGCKVKFTKNGDCTVEVEDGAQKCSHSISQKPSEDNTTDVSESISSVTEQNVCEALCPLRTREGMCRRPDAGCAQIGSQFLGLKTNFEAFEKLSIQEGYFAAE